The Claveliimonas bilis genome window below encodes:
- a CDS encoding sensor histidine kinase: protein MKRNEKVSGIQKKYLKYTAALLGLALLLSSLGAGLYIKNRLTRAVIAKYEFMTERMGISLENLFRQSDEATAECVLYDDVQQSLRSKGLEEVSRIGLSKYFAYVGLEHIADYCYVDNKGNVYSKSYSDVTFEDVTDSGFQDYLGEDYARTKWFWAKDTLFGTEQEALFIGRYVRSMEYAHEPGMLFFKMDDAFLEGITGTSGELTSEAAVGIIDTKGQLCFSSVPEEFSLGKKRQADISERIAGSGSAGMILEGEHIPGGVLSAYRDEASGLAVFSFVPDKVLNQGIFPVFLVLAGIYLVVLAAAAVLSIYFSRRFTKPIQEIRTAMAEFDGSNFDRTIELHTNTELDEIGHSYNELLGNIQRLLEEIKEQERELRTSELNMLISQINPHFLYNTLDTIYMLARINKEETTMRMIQALSRYLRLSLSKGNDIVTVEDELENVKSYLEIQQIRNRDLFSYKVECQVDAAHTTVLKLVLQPLVENAVKYGFQDIFEGGQIRITVWKEEGELYLEVYNNGTPMEADMVQKINGMNKLPLGEMKNSFPDKRHGYGVVNILTRLRLKYGDGAAFYCKAQADGTTCTIKIPQGDGQEAYEQEQIQI, encoded by the coding sequence ATGAAAAGAAACGAGAAGGTATCTGGTATACAGAAAAAATATCTGAAGTATACAGCGGCGCTCCTGGGGCTTGCGCTTCTTCTCTCCAGCCTGGGGGCCGGCCTGTATATAAAGAACAGGCTGACCCGGGCGGTGATCGCAAAATACGAGTTCATGACGGAGAGAATGGGCATCAGCCTGGAAAATCTGTTCCGTCAGAGCGATGAGGCGACGGCAGAGTGCGTCCTTTATGACGATGTGCAGCAGAGCCTGCGCAGTAAGGGGCTGGAGGAAGTCAGCCGCATTGGTCTGAGTAAGTATTTCGCCTATGTGGGGCTGGAGCACATCGCGGATTACTGCTATGTGGATAATAAAGGGAACGTATACAGTAAATCCTATTCAGATGTAACCTTTGAGGATGTGACGGACAGCGGTTTCCAGGACTATCTGGGAGAGGACTACGCCCGGACGAAATGGTTCTGGGCGAAGGATACGCTTTTTGGAACAGAGCAGGAGGCGCTTTTTATCGGAAGGTATGTCCGGAGCATGGAGTACGCCCACGAGCCCGGGATGTTGTTCTTCAAGATGGATGATGCGTTTCTGGAGGGGATCACAGGGACAAGTGGAGAGCTGACAAGCGAGGCGGCGGTTGGAATTATCGACACCAAAGGACAGCTCTGTTTTTCCTCGGTCCCGGAGGAATTCAGCCTGGGTAAGAAGCGCCAGGCAGATATTTCGGAGCGTATCGCCGGGAGCGGATCTGCCGGTATGATCCTGGAGGGGGAGCACATTCCTGGGGGCGTTCTGTCGGCGTACCGGGATGAGGCCAGCGGGCTGGCGGTCTTTTCCTTTGTGCCGGACAAAGTTTTGAACCAGGGGATCTTCCCTGTTTTCCTGGTGCTGGCCGGGATCTACCTTGTAGTGCTGGCTGCGGCTGCGGTGCTGAGTATTTATTTCTCCAGAAGATTTACAAAGCCCATCCAGGAGATCCGGACGGCCATGGCGGAATTTGACGGCAGCAATTTTGATCGGACCATAGAGCTTCACACAAACACAGAGCTGGACGAGATCGGTCACTCCTACAATGAACTGCTCGGGAATATCCAGAGGCTGCTGGAGGAGATCAAGGAGCAGGAGAGAGAGCTGCGCACATCGGAGCTGAACATGCTGATCAGCCAGATCAATCCCCATTTTCTGTACAATACACTGGATACGATCTATATGCTGGCACGGATCAACAAGGAAGAGACAACTATGCGGATGATCCAGGCCCTGTCCAGATATCTGCGGCTGTCGCTGAGCAAAGGAAACGATATAGTGACTGTGGAAGATGAGCTGGAGAATGTGAAGAGCTACTTGGAGATCCAGCAGATACGAAATAGAGATCTTTTCTCATATAAAGTGGAATGCCAGGTGGATGCCGCCCATACAACCGTTCTGAAGTTGGTTCTGCAGCCTCTTGTGGAAAATGCAGTAAAATATGGATTCCAGGATATTTTTGAGGGAGGACAGATCCGGATCACTGTGTGGAAGGAAGAAGGAGAGCTGTACCTGGAGGTGTATAATAATGGCACCCCCATGGAGGCGGACATGGTGCAGAAGATCAACGGGATGAACAAGCTGCCGCTGGGAGAGATGAAAAACAGCTTTCCGGATAAGAGGCATGGCTACGGCGTGGTAAATATTTTGACCCGGCTTCGGCTGAAGTACGGGGACGGGGCGGCTTTTTACTGCAAAGCGCAAGCTGATGGAACAACGTGTACAATTAAAATTCCTCAAGGAGACGGGCAGGAGGCATATGAGCAGGAACAGATACAGATTTAA
- a CDS encoding ABC transporter substrate-binding protein, whose amino-acid sequence MSRNRYRFKGRFIQAAAVSLLFSVAAAGCAGRQAEEKAGGEEVSIPVILIVDSSTGNKNEEDVIQAFNELYDGKWQADVEWVMETEEEYRQNLKRQNVTDTLPAVITDLRMLPAFYYTMIQDGRIEELSGYIKEDEEWMEMIEPSVLESCSEEDGSIYLGPVSTAAFSCSGIFWNEELFAQAGIEEFPDTWEEFWQCCEKLESCGITPLALHTEGTAWAPMLFATAETASTEEGLQFMQQFYPDTYQGESGLRIARTLERLFQYTTDDALYVDFDVSYENFFSGKAAMIPNGYWMMDQIPEEWQDKVRFSAFPENRLISSPETFGWAIVSSYSQEVKEGAAALLKLRTQMNMEQREELFEKNPDSLTQAERDYIETYKSGPVLVPNYQVKWNSILQEETLGTILPDLAQGKISPEEFTRKEDESIQEFLEEQ is encoded by the coding sequence ATGAGCAGGAACAGATACAGATTTAAAGGAAGATTCATACAGGCGGCAGCGGTTTCCCTGCTTTTCTCCGTAGCAGCCGCAGGCTGCGCGGGAAGGCAGGCAGAGGAAAAAGCAGGCGGGGAGGAGGTGTCCATCCCGGTCATCCTGATCGTGGACTCCTCTACAGGAAATAAAAATGAGGAGGATGTGATCCAGGCATTCAATGAATTGTATGATGGAAAGTGGCAGGCGGATGTGGAGTGGGTCATGGAGACGGAGGAAGAGTACCGGCAGAACCTGAAACGGCAGAATGTGACGGATACCCTCCCGGCAGTTATTACGGATCTTCGGATGCTTCCCGCTTTCTATTATACGATGATCCAGGATGGCAGGATCGAGGAACTGTCCGGATATATCAAGGAAGATGAAGAGTGGATGGAGATGATCGAGCCGTCGGTGCTGGAGTCCTGCAGCGAGGAGGACGGCAGTATTTATCTGGGCCCTGTCAGTACGGCGGCATTTTCCTGTTCCGGGATTTTCTGGAATGAGGAGCTGTTTGCCCAGGCAGGCATTGAAGAATTTCCTGACACATGGGAGGAATTTTGGCAGTGCTGTGAGAAGCTGGAGAGCTGCGGTATCACTCCGCTGGCCCTTCATACGGAAGGGACAGCCTGGGCGCCCATGCTTTTTGCCACGGCGGAGACAGCCTCCACGGAGGAAGGGCTGCAATTCATGCAGCAGTTCTACCCGGACACCTACCAGGGTGAAAGCGGGCTGCGTATTGCCCGGACACTGGAGCGGCTGTTTCAGTACACCACAGATGATGCGCTGTATGTTGATTTTGATGTGTCCTATGAAAATTTTTTCTCCGGGAAGGCAGCTATGATTCCCAACGGATACTGGATGATGGATCAGATTCCGGAAGAGTGGCAGGACAAAGTAAGATTCTCGGCATTTCCGGAAAACAGGCTGATCTCATCTCCGGAGACGTTTGGCTGGGCCATTGTGTCCAGCTACAGCCAGGAAGTCAAAGAGGGAGCGGCGGCTCTTCTGAAGCTGCGCACGCAGATGAACATGGAGCAAAGGGAGGAACTGTTTGAGAAGAACCCGGATTCCCTGACCCAGGCGGAGAGGGACTATATAGAGACTTACAAAAGCGGTCCGGTCCTTGTCCCTAACTACCAGGTGAAATGGAACTCCATCCTGCAGGAGGAGACGCTGGGAACCATCCTCCCTGATCTGGCCCAGGGCAAGATCAGCCCGGAGGAATTTACAAGAAAAGAAGATGAGAGCATCCAGGAATTTCTGGAGGAGCAGTGA
- a CDS encoding ABC transporter substrate-binding protein: protein MKKKKVMSLLLVAAMTAGLAAGCGSSSDSGDSGSSEAEGKVYYLNFKPEADDYWQELAEVYTEETGVEVTVLTAASGEYEKTLKSEMAKTDAPTLFQVNGPVGLASWKDYCYDLSDSDIAGELTDDSFALMDGDKMAGIAYVIENYGIIYNKDLLEKAGYTAEDITDFDSFKKVVEDITARKDELGFSAFTSAGMDSSSDWRFKTHLANLPIYYEYKDEGIDNTDAIKGTYLDNYRQIWDLYINNATCEPTEISTKTADDSTAEFVTEEAVFYQNGTWEYNNIADIGDENLGILPIYIGVEGEENQGVCTGTENYWCVNSQASEEDIQATLDFMNWCVTSDEGVESMCKDMGFVIPFKSNLESENTLVNEANAYMEDGKTPVTWVFSTMPSEEWKNGVGSALTAYAADQTDANWDKVVSAFVDGWATEAAASAE, encoded by the coding sequence ATGAAAAAGAAAAAAGTAATGTCATTATTATTAGTTGCGGCGATGACAGCAGGCCTGGCAGCAGGATGCGGAAGCTCCTCCGATTCCGGGGACAGCGGAAGCAGCGAAGCAGAAGGAAAGGTATATTATCTCAACTTTAAACCTGAAGCGGACGATTACTGGCAGGAACTGGCGGAAGTCTACACAGAGGAGACGGGCGTGGAGGTGACAGTTCTGACAGCAGCTTCCGGAGAGTATGAGAAAACTCTGAAATCAGAAATGGCAAAGACAGATGCGCCTACCCTGTTCCAGGTAAACGGACCGGTGGGACTGGCAAGCTGGAAAGACTACTGTTATGATCTGTCTGATTCTGACATAGCAGGGGAGCTGACAGACGACAGCTTTGCGCTGATGGATGGCGATAAGATGGCAGGTATTGCCTACGTTATCGAGAACTACGGCATTATCTACAACAAGGACCTTCTTGAGAAAGCAGGCTACACAGCAGAGGATATCACAGACTTTGACAGCTTTAAAAAGGTAGTGGAAGACATCACGGCAAGAAAGGATGAACTTGGATTCTCCGCATTTACATCAGCAGGAATGGACAGTTCATCTGACTGGAGATTCAAGACACATCTGGCCAATCTTCCGATCTACTATGAGTACAAGGATGAGGGTATTGACAATACAGATGCCATCAAGGGCACATACCTTGACAATTACCGCCAGATCTGGGATCTGTACATCAATAATGCAACCTGCGAACCGACAGAGATTTCCACAAAGACAGCCGACGACTCCACAGCAGAATTTGTGACAGAGGAAGCAGTCTTCTACCAGAACGGTACATGGGAGTACAACAATATTGCGGATATCGGAGATGAGAACCTTGGCATTCTTCCGATCTATATCGGAGTTGAGGGTGAGGAGAACCAGGGCGTCTGCACAGGAACAGAGAACTACTGGTGTGTAAATTCCCAGGCATCTGAAGAAGATATCCAGGCAACACTGGATTTCATGAACTGGTGCGTAACTTCCGATGAAGGTGTAGAGTCTATGTGCAAAGATATGGGATTTGTCATTCCGTTCAAGTCCAACCTTGAGTCTGAAAATACACTGGTGAATGAAGCAAACGCATATATGGAAGACGGAAAAACACCTGTGACATGGGTATTCTCAACCATGCCTTCTGAAGAGTGGAAAAACGGTGTGGGTTCTGCGCTGACAGCATATGCGGCAGATCAGACAGATGCCAACTGGGATAAAGTTGTAAGCGCGTTTGTAGACGGATGGGCTACAGAAGCAGCGGCATCGGCAGAGTAA
- a CDS encoding carbohydrate ABC transporter permease, with the protein MEKAIKRYMPIFVLPTFCAFILGFIIPFIMGIWLSFCKFTTVTDAKFVGLSNYIEAFKDTVFRHSFWYTALFAVVSLVVINVIAFALAMALTQKMRGTNIFRTIFFMPNLIGGIVLGYIWQLIFNGILARYNTALGLNEWYGFWGLIILVSWQQIGYMMIIYIAGLQSIPGDVVEAAQIDGASRIQRLFKVTIPMMMPSITICMFLSITNGFKLFDQNLSLTAGEPSKMSEMMALNIFNTFYGRTGWEGVGQAKAVIFFVIVVAIGMLQLRATRSKEVQQ; encoded by the coding sequence ATGGAAAAAGCGATCAAGCGGTATATGCCCATCTTTGTGCTTCCCACATTCTGCGCGTTTATCCTTGGATTTATTATTCCGTTCATAATGGGGATCTGGCTTTCGTTCTGTAAATTTACCACAGTCACAGATGCGAAATTTGTCGGATTATCCAATTACATTGAGGCATTTAAGGACACTGTATTCAGACATTCTTTCTGGTATACAGCCCTTTTCGCTGTGGTCTCTTTGGTGGTGATCAATGTGATCGCCTTTGCCCTTGCCATGGCGCTGACACAGAAAATGCGTGGAACCAATATTTTCCGCACGATCTTTTTTATGCCGAACCTGATCGGAGGCATCGTACTTGGCTATATCTGGCAGCTTATTTTTAACGGCATACTGGCTCGTTACAATACAGCGTTGGGACTGAATGAGTGGTATGGATTCTGGGGACTGATTATTCTGGTGAGCTGGCAGCAGATTGGTTATATGATGATCATTTACATTGCAGGGCTTCAGTCCATCCCCGGAGATGTGGTGGAGGCGGCCCAGATCGACGGCGCATCGAGGATCCAGAGACTTTTCAAAGTGACCATCCCCATGATGATGCCATCCATCACCATCTGTATGTTCCTGTCTATTACCAATGGATTCAAGCTCTTTGACCAGAACCTGTCACTGACGGCAGGAGAACCGTCCAAGATGTCCGAGATGATGGCGCTGAATATCTTCAACACATTCTACGGACGTACCGGATGGGAGGGCGTCGGACAGGCCAAAGCGGTGATCTTCTTCGTCATCGTTGTGGCTATCGGTATGCTCCAGCTTAGGGCTACCCGTTCAAAGGAGGTGCAGCAGTAA
- a CDS encoding carbohydrate ABC transporter permease, with amino-acid sequence MKKRSRISAAGTGIFTILGLVYIAPILIVLMNSFKKKVYINKEPFTLPIEKTWNGLENYLTAIDKYELLSAVGWTVFITVGSVLVILVCTSMCAWYITRVKTKFTKLLYLLCVFSMVVPFQMVMFTLSLVADRTRLNTPWGIIIIYLGFGAGLAVFMFCGFVKSIPLEIEEAALIDGCTPLRTFFSVVLPIMKPTYISVGILETMWIWNDFLLPYLVLDLNEYKTISIAIQYMKGSYGRVDMGAIMAALILAVIPVIIFYLSCQKHIIKGVAAGAVKG; translated from the coding sequence ATGAAAAAGAGAAGCAGGATAAGCGCAGCTGGGACCGGTATCTTTACCATTCTTGGACTGGTTTACATCGCCCCCATACTGATCGTGCTTATGAATTCCTTTAAGAAAAAAGTATATATCAACAAAGAACCCTTTACGCTGCCGATAGAAAAGACATGGAACGGCCTTGAGAATTATCTGACAGCCATTGACAAGTACGAGCTGCTCAGCGCCGTGGGCTGGACGGTATTTATTACCGTTGGCTCTGTACTGGTGATCCTTGTGTGCACATCTATGTGTGCCTGGTATATTACAAGGGTAAAGACAAAGTTTACAAAGCTTCTCTATCTGCTCTGCGTGTTCTCCATGGTAGTACCTTTCCAGATGGTGATGTTCACCCTGTCTCTGGTGGCGGACCGGACCAGGCTCAACACACCCTGGGGAATTATCATCATTTACCTGGGATTCGGGGCAGGACTGGCAGTCTTTATGTTCTGCGGCTTTGTAAAGTCCATCCCGCTGGAGATCGAGGAAGCGGCTCTTATCGACGGCTGCACGCCTCTTCGTACCTTCTTTTCTGTGGTGCTTCCTATTATGAAACCGACATATATATCTGTGGGGATACTGGAAACCATGTGGATCTGGAATGACTTCCTCCTGCCATACCTCGTGCTGGACCTGAATGAATACAAGACCATATCCATTGCGATCCAGTATATGAAGGGAAGCTACGGACGGGTGGATATGGGCGCCATCATGGCGGCGCTGATCCTGGCGGTCATCCCGGTGATCATTTTCTATCTGTCCTGCCAGAAGCATATAATCAAAGGTGTGGCAGCAGGCGCAGTAAAAGGATAA
- a CDS encoding biotin transporter BioY: protein MVLTALITAVTCILAPLSIPIPFSPVPITLTNLVIGFSIYLLGWKKATLSYIIYLLLGLAGLPVFSGFSGGFAKFAGPTGGYLIGFIFLTIIGGLIIDHFPQNRIFHAIGLIAGTAVLYLFGTYWLSFQMELSFTAALAIGVIPYLAGDSVKIILTVILGPELWKRVNAGIS, encoded by the coding sequence GCTGTGACCTGTATTCTGGCACCGCTTTCTATTCCCATTCCTTTCAGCCCTGTACCGATCACGCTGACAAATCTTGTCATCGGATTCAGTATCTATCTTCTAGGATGGAAGAAGGCTACTTTAAGTTACATTATCTACCTTCTTCTGGGGCTTGCCGGACTTCCTGTATTTTCCGGCTTTTCCGGAGGATTTGCCAAATTTGCCGGTCCCACCGGAGGATACCTGATCGGTTTTATCTTCCTTACTATAATCGGCGGACTTATCATAGATCATTTTCCGCAAAACCGTATCTTTCATGCTATCGGTCTGATCGCCGGAACCGCTGTCCTTTATTTATTCGGTACATACTGGCTCTCATTTCAAATGGAGCTGTCTTTTACTGCCGCGTTAGCTATTGGCGTCATTCCGTATCTGGCAGGAGATTCTGTAAAAATTATTCTGACTGTCATTCTCGGTCCGGAGCTCTGGAAACGAGTAAATGCAGGAATTTCTTAA